One genomic window of Acidovorax radicis includes the following:
- a CDS encoding dihydrodipicolinate synthase family protein, with the protein MPAISNYRGIIPAISCPFTPDHRIDEPALRKLAAWLAGHEGVVAIMTNGHTGEVFSLTPIERAEVTRIVADELKGRMPVISSIVCEGLADAAEHARAAVAAGAVALDVMPPHHWLRFGFTPGHALQYFEAIHQAAPNADLVCHVYPAWTRASYSSQLLADLARLPYLQAFKVGQRDMNKYARDIQAIREADASKAILTCHDEYLLASMVQGVDGALVGFATFIPQLIIDLWNAVKAGDLKKSMAVQALITPLKDAVYGGGEPTGEAHARMKGGMYLAGVIDDATVRPPTEAPNAKEVEALRAAVKQAGLLKR; encoded by the coding sequence ATGCCTGCCATCTCGAATTATCGCGGGATCATCCCCGCCATTTCCTGCCCCTTCACCCCCGACCACCGCATCGACGAGCCCGCGCTGCGCAAGCTCGCCGCCTGGCTGGCGGGCCACGAGGGCGTGGTCGCCATCATGACCAACGGCCACACGGGTGAAGTCTTCTCGCTTACACCGATCGAACGGGCCGAGGTTACGCGCATCGTGGCCGACGAGCTCAAGGGTCGCATGCCGGTGATTTCATCGATCGTCTGCGAAGGCCTGGCCGACGCGGCCGAGCACGCCCGTGCTGCTGTGGCGGCAGGGGCAGTGGCGCTGGATGTGATGCCGCCCCACCACTGGCTGCGCTTTGGCTTCACGCCTGGCCACGCGCTGCAGTATTTTGAAGCGATCCACCAAGCCGCGCCCAATGCCGACCTGGTGTGCCACGTCTACCCCGCGTGGACACGCGCCTCGTACTCTTCACAGTTGCTGGCCGACCTGGCCCGGTTGCCGTACCTGCAGGCCTTCAAGGTGGGCCAGCGCGACATGAACAAGTACGCCCGCGACATCCAGGCGATCCGCGAGGCCGATGCCTCCAAGGCCATCCTGACCTGCCACGACGAATACCTGCTCGCCTCCATGGTGCAGGGCGTGGACGGCGCGTTGGTGGGCTTTGCCACGTTCATTCCCCAACTCATCATCGACCTGTGGAACGCCGTCAAGGCGGGCGATCTGAAGAAATCCATGGCCGTGCAAGCCCTCATCACCCCACTGAAAGACGCGGTGTATGGCGGCGGCGAGCCCACCGGCGAGGCCCATGCCCGCATGAAGGGTGGCATGTACCTGGCTGGCGTGATCGACGACGCCACCGTGCGCCCACCCACCGAGGCGCCCAACGCCAAGGAAGTCGAGGCGCTGCGCGCGGCCGTCAAGCAGGCGGGGCTTCTCAAACGCTGA
- a CDS encoding LysR family transcriptional regulator, with product MGPGNRPLDLEWLEDFLALAETGNFSRAAEARAIAQPAFSRHIRALEDWVGVELFDRSAHPAALTPAGLRFLPLLEGVLANLEAARIKARAAHDLAAASLRFAATHVLSLTFFPRWLVGMEARLRLGPIQTMSDSSQACEDLMLQRRVQFVLCHGHADVPGRLDEAQYPMLRLADDMLLPVSAPDPAGAAGAPLHALGQQGAVPGLTYSEASGLGRIMRARMRGVLAEGADSAAPGGVAVVFTAHHAVLLKTMAQEGRGVAWLPQSLIADELRAGTLVAAGDGRWNVPVQIRLYRQRAEMSPVAESLWALSILQAGQAVV from the coding sequence ATGGGACCCGGCAACCGACCCCTGGACCTGGAATGGCTGGAGGATTTCCTCGCTCTGGCCGAGACCGGCAATTTTTCGCGTGCGGCCGAGGCCCGCGCCATCGCCCAACCCGCCTTCAGCCGCCACATCCGGGCGCTGGAAGACTGGGTGGGTGTGGAGCTTTTCGACCGCAGCGCGCACCCGGCGGCGCTCACCCCCGCCGGACTGCGGTTCCTGCCGCTGCTGGAAGGCGTGCTGGCCAATCTTGAGGCCGCACGCATCAAGGCCCGCGCAGCGCACGACCTGGCAGCCGCCAGCCTGCGTTTTGCGGCCACGCATGTGTTGTCGCTCACCTTCTTTCCGCGCTGGCTGGTGGGCATGGAAGCGCGGCTGAGGCTGGGGCCTATCCAGACCATGTCGGACAGCTCACAGGCCTGTGAAGATCTCATGCTGCAGCGCCGCGTGCAGTTTGTGCTGTGCCACGGTCATGCCGATGTGCCCGGGCGGCTGGACGAAGCGCAGTACCCCATGCTGCGGCTGGCCGATGACATGCTGTTGCCCGTCAGCGCGCCTGATCCGGCTGGCGCTGCAGGTGCCCCGCTGCATGCTTTGGGGCAGCAAGGCGCTGTCCCTGGGCTGACCTACAGCGAGGCCTCGGGCCTGGGGCGCATCATGCGGGCCCGCATGCGCGGTGTGTTGGCGGAAGGTGCCGACTCGGCAGCGCCTGGCGGGGTGGCCGTGGTGTTCACGGCGCACCACGCCGTGTTGCTCAAGACCATGGCGCAAGAAGGCCGGGGTGTGGCGTGGCTGCCGCAGAGCCTCATTGCCGACGAGCTGCGTGCGGGCACGCTGGTGGCGGCGGGAGACGGCCGCTGGAATGTGCCTGTGCAGATCCGCCTGTATCGGCAGCGTGCCGAGATGTCGCCTGTGGCCGAGTCATTGTGGGCGCTTTCGATACTTCAAGCAGGGCAGGCCGTCGTGTAA
- a CDS encoding DUF922 domain-containing Zn-dependent protease, which translates to MGRLIASKPSVLRSPTHLAWMVTVFVSAGAAHAAVEEESIQRPYVVHAQPGQTLRQALRAATPITVDGERFHGYTRWNVRWTFRWWREASGRCAITEVTTRLRTEVQLPQLQGASPAQQATFDRYLHALSHHEQGHAQFGRDAAHAIDRGIAESPAAPDCATLEREANALGHRVLRDYMERERQYDQHTGHGATQGARLD; encoded by the coding sequence ATGGGGCGACTGATCGCATCCAAACCGTCGGTGCTCCGGTCGCCCACCCACCTGGCATGGATGGTGACCGTGTTTGTCTCCGCAGGGGCAGCGCACGCAGCGGTAGAGGAAGAGAGCATCCAGCGGCCCTACGTGGTGCATGCCCAGCCAGGCCAAACCCTGCGCCAGGCCCTCCGGGCCGCCACCCCCATCACCGTGGACGGGGAGCGCTTTCATGGCTACACCCGCTGGAACGTGCGCTGGACGTTCCGCTGGTGGCGCGAGGCCTCGGGCCGCTGTGCGATCACCGAGGTCACCACCCGGCTGCGCACCGAGGTGCAACTGCCCCAGCTACAAGGAGCCAGCCCGGCGCAGCAGGCAACGTTCGACCGGTATCTGCACGCCTTGTCCCACCACGAGCAAGGCCATGCGCAGTTCGGGCGCGATGCGGCGCACGCCATCGACCGGGGCATCGCAGAATCGCCCGCCGCGCCCGACTGCGCCACGCTGGAGCGCGAAGCCAACGCGCTGGGCCACCGCGTGTTGCGTGACTACATGGAACGCGAAAGACAGTATGACCAGCACACCGGCCACGGTGCCACGCAAGGGGCCAGGCTGGATTGA
- a CDS encoding wax ester/triacylglycerol synthase family O-acyltransferase: MVTRTTAAPSPSPRPRPTPALPAQGSPSAPPLRPGARKAATMVQKNVRRAATGMLGLSGERMSKVDTAWLRMDSPHNLMMINGVWTLSPGIGWQALCERVQQRLLQYPRFHQRVVEDAAGATWVEDRHFDITAHVVREKLPHKRGHSMQRALQERVGELSMQPLDPRRALWQMHLIEDFVGDDGQPGSALIVRIHHCIADGIALISVTMSLVDGGAEPPKRQRKASREAASAEDWIADALIRPLTGLTVKALDLAGHGAAKSLQMLGDPEKAMHHGVAGTMDMARAAYQLVSDAAALALMPDDSPTRLKGQPGRAKRVAWCPPIALDDVKAIGKALNCSINDVLLSCVAGALGGYLRSQGDDTVGQEIRAMIPVNLRPMEESWKLGNHFGLVPLVLPIGVANPVERVYEIRKRMNALKGSTQPVLAFAMLAVAGLMIKPAQDALLNLFGRKTTAVMTNVPGPKEPLTLCGSRVTQCMFWVPQSGDIGLGVSILSYGGGVQFGVITDTTLCPEPQQIIDAFAPEFDQLSLLALMLPWGD; this comes from the coding sequence ATGGTGACCCGCACAACAGCAGCCCCAAGCCCCTCTCCCCGCCCGCGCCCAACGCCTGCCCTCCCGGCCCAGGGCTCGCCGAGTGCGCCACCGCTGCGCCCGGGAGCCCGCAAAGCCGCAACGATGGTGCAAAAAAACGTTCGCCGCGCCGCCACAGGCATGCTGGGCTTGTCCGGGGAGCGCATGAGCAAGGTCGACACGGCATGGCTGCGCATGGACTCGCCGCACAACCTGATGATGATCAACGGCGTATGGACACTCTCGCCCGGCATTGGATGGCAAGCTCTGTGCGAACGTGTGCAGCAGCGCTTGCTGCAGTACCCCCGCTTTCACCAGCGGGTGGTGGAGGACGCTGCGGGGGCCACCTGGGTCGAGGACCGCCACTTTGATATCACCGCCCATGTGGTGCGCGAGAAGCTCCCACACAAAAGGGGGCACAGCATGCAGCGCGCGCTGCAAGAGCGCGTGGGTGAACTCTCCATGCAGCCGCTGGACCCGCGTCGCGCCCTGTGGCAGATGCACCTGATCGAGGACTTTGTGGGCGACGACGGTCAGCCAGGCAGCGCACTCATCGTGCGCATCCATCACTGCATTGCCGACGGTATCGCATTGATATCCGTCACCATGTCGCTCGTGGACGGCGGCGCCGAGCCCCCCAAACGCCAGCGCAAGGCATCCAGGGAGGCCGCGTCCGCCGAAGACTGGATTGCCGACGCTTTGATACGGCCCCTCACGGGTCTGACCGTGAAGGCGCTGGACCTTGCCGGTCACGGAGCCGCCAAGTCACTGCAAATGCTGGGAGACCCGGAGAAGGCCATGCACCATGGCGTGGCGGGCACGATGGACATGGCGCGCGCGGCCTACCAGCTGGTAAGTGACGCGGCGGCCCTGGCGCTGATGCCCGACGACTCGCCCACGCGGCTGAAAGGCCAACCGGGCCGCGCCAAACGGGTGGCCTGGTGTCCACCTATTGCGCTGGACGATGTCAAGGCCATTGGCAAGGCGCTCAACTGCTCCATCAACGATGTGCTTTTGTCTTGCGTGGCGGGCGCCCTGGGCGGTTATCTGCGCAGCCAGGGTGACGATACGGTGGGCCAGGAGATCCGCGCCATGATTCCGGTGAACCTGCGGCCCATGGAGGAGTCCTGGAAACTCGGCAATCACTTTGGCCTGGTGCCGCTGGTACTGCCCATTGGTGTGGCCAACCCCGTCGAGCGCGTGTACGAAATACGCAAACGCATGAATGCGCTCAAGGGCAGCACCCAACCCGTCCTGGCATTTGCGATGCTGGCCGTGGCGGGCCTGATGATCAAGCCCGCGCAGGATGCCCTGCTCAACCTGTTTGGCCGCAAAACCACGGCCGTGATGACCAATGTGCCCGGGCCCAAGGAGCCGCTCACGCTCTGCGGCTCGCGCGTGACACAGTGCATGTTCTGGGTGCCGCAGTCGGGCGACATTGGTCTGGGCGTCTCCATCCTGAGCTATGGCGGGGGCGTGCAGTTTGGGGTGATCACCGACACGACGTTATGTCCCGAGCCACAGCAGATCATCGATGCCTTTGCGCCTGAGTTCGACCAGCTTTCGTTGCTCGCGCTGATGCTGCCATGGGGCGACTGA
- a CDS encoding acyl-CoA-binding protein — translation MADLNATFEAAVANSKNLSERPDNATLLKIYALYKQATAGDNAEKKPSFSDMVGRAKWDAWNNLKGTEADAAKQQYIDLITSLS, via the coding sequence ATGGCCGATCTGAATGCCACTTTTGAAGCCGCTGTGGCCAATTCCAAAAACCTCAGCGAACGCCCTGACAACGCCACACTGCTCAAGATCTATGCGCTGTACAAGCAGGCGACCGCCGGTGACAACGCCGAAAAGAAGCCCAGCTTCTCCGACATGGTGGGCCGCGCCAAGTGGGATGCGTGGAACAACCTCAAGGGCACCGAAGCCGATGCCGCCAAGCAGCAGTACATCGACCTGATCACCTCACTGAGCTGA
- a CDS encoding hydroxymethylglutaryl-CoA lyase yields MNTFDILISEVGPRDGLQSVNATMGTADKLLWINALAAAGLREIEVGSFVPARLLPQMADVAEVVRHALTLPGITVMALAPNLRGAEAAFAAGVHKVTLPVSASAAHSLANVRKTREAMVEEVRAVVHLRDEQAPGKRVEVGLSTAFGCTLQGAVPEDEVIWLAAQCAAAGVDEVGLSDTTGMANPAQVRRLFTRLRAELGDKAGAAHMHNTRGLGLANCLAAYDVGVRTFDASMGGLGGCPYAPGASGNVVTEDLVFMFEAMGLRTGVDINRLLQARQPLADGLPGEPLYGMTPQAGLPKGWEQPPPLR; encoded by the coding sequence ATGAACACCTTTGACATTCTCATCAGCGAAGTAGGCCCGCGTGACGGGCTGCAATCCGTCAACGCCACCATGGGCACCGCAGACAAGCTCCTCTGGATCAATGCGCTGGCGGCCGCTGGCCTGCGCGAGATTGAAGTGGGATCGTTCGTGCCCGCGCGGCTGCTGCCCCAGATGGCCGACGTGGCCGAGGTGGTGCGGCACGCGCTGACCCTGCCGGGCATCACGGTAATGGCGCTCGCCCCCAATCTGCGGGGGGCCGAGGCGGCGTTTGCAGCAGGCGTGCACAAGGTGACCTTGCCCGTGTCGGCCAGCGCCGCACATTCGCTGGCCAATGTGCGCAAGACACGCGAGGCGATGGTCGAAGAGGTGCGCGCGGTGGTGCACCTGCGTGACGAACAGGCGCCAGGAAAACGAGTCGAGGTGGGCCTGTCTACCGCTTTTGGCTGCACGCTGCAAGGTGCGGTGCCCGAAGACGAGGTGATCTGGCTCGCCGCCCAGTGTGCAGCGGCCGGGGTGGACGAGGTGGGGCTTTCTGACACCACCGGCATGGCCAACCCGGCCCAGGTGCGCCGCCTTTTCACGCGCCTGCGCGCCGAGCTGGGCGACAAGGCGGGCGCGGCCCACATGCACAACACGCGGGGCCTGGGGCTGGCCAACTGCCTGGCCGCTTATGACGTGGGGGTGCGCACGTTTGACGCGTCGATGGGAGGGCTGGGGGGCTGCCCCTACGCACCGGGGGCTTCGGGCAACGTGGTGACCGAAGACCTGGTTTTCATGTTCGAAGCCATGGGCCTCCGCACCGGGGTGGACATCAACCGCCTTCTCCAAGCACGCCAGCCATTGGCCGATGGCCTGCCCGGCGAGCCGCTGTATGGCATGACCCCGCAAGCCGGTCTACCCAAAGGCTGGGAGCAACCGCCCCCCCTGCGCTGA
- a CDS encoding ornithine cyclodeaminase, with protein MKPPHPIQTLYLSAPDAIELVRRMGIGPCLRGMAEYVRADYLRWNAFDKSSRVASHSPDGVIELMPIADDQTYAFKYVNGHPRNTRLGLSTVMAFGVLADVATGAPVLLSELTLTTALRTAATSAVAALALARPGCRTMALVGNGAQSEFQALAFHHLLGIDTLRLFDSDPGATAKLQANLQGTGLTTVVCTSAAHAARGADIVTTVTADKTNATILTPDMLAPGMHINAVGGDCPGKTELHADVLRQAAVFVEYAPQTRIEGDIQQLPADFAVTELWEVLAGMRGGRASDAQVTVFDSVGFALEDFSALRFMRDMARALGVGQPIALIPALDDPKDLFGALHPHGARLRVVA; from the coding sequence ATGAAGCCCCCACATCCCATTCAGACGCTCTATCTCAGCGCCCCAGACGCCATCGAGCTGGTGCGCCGCATGGGCATCGGCCCCTGCCTGCGTGGCATGGCCGAGTATGTTCGTGCCGATTATTTGAGGTGGAATGCATTCGACAAGTCGTCCCGCGTGGCCAGCCACTCACCCGATGGCGTGATTGAGCTCATGCCCATTGCCGACGATCAGACCTATGCGTTCAAGTACGTCAATGGCCATCCGCGCAACACCCGTCTGGGCTTGTCCACGGTGATGGCGTTTGGCGTGCTGGCCGATGTGGCCACCGGCGCGCCAGTGCTGCTCAGCGAGCTGACACTCACCACCGCGTTGCGCACGGCCGCCACGTCGGCGGTTGCCGCCCTCGCCCTGGCGCGCCCTGGTTGCCGCACCATGGCCCTGGTGGGCAACGGGGCACAAAGCGAGTTCCAGGCGCTGGCGTTTCACCACCTGCTGGGCATCGACACGCTGCGCCTGTTTGACAGCGACCCCGGCGCTACCGCCAAGCTGCAAGCCAATCTGCAAGGAACCGGGCTCACCACGGTGGTCTGTACCAGTGCGGCCCATGCCGCACGCGGCGCCGACATCGTCACCACGGTGACGGCCGACAAGACCAACGCCACCATCCTCACCCCCGACATGCTGGCGCCCGGCATGCACATCAATGCGGTGGGCGGGGACTGCCCGGGCAAAACCGAGCTGCATGCCGATGTGCTGCGCCAGGCGGCCGTGTTCGTCGAATACGCCCCTCAAACACGCATCGAAGGCGACATCCAGCAACTGCCAGCGGACTTTGCCGTGACCGAGCTGTGGGAGGTGCTGGCCGGCATGCGTGGGGGGCGCGCCAGCGATGCGCAGGTGACGGTGTTTGATTCGGTCGGTTTTGCGCTCGAGGACTTTTCTGCGTTGCGGTTCATGCGCGACATGGCCCGCGCGCTAGGGGTGGGCCAGCCCATTGCGTTGATCCCTGCGCTGGACGATCCGAAAGACCTGTTCGGTGCGCTGCACCCGCACGGTGCGCGACTGCGTGTAGTGGCCTGA
- a CDS encoding nitroreductase, with translation MVSTPPPPAANSHAESDAFHALSALLHTRYSCRAFVPDALPRAAIEQILATAQRTASWCNAQPWQLTIASGATLSRLRDALQTHLAAASSPNPDLPWPREYRGVYQERRRACGWGLYDALGIAKSDREASARQAAQNFTMFGAPHVAIVTSDEALGVYGAVDCGAYVSNFMLAAHSLGVGSIAQAALASYPGVLREVLGIGADRTIVCGISFGHADLQHPANQFRTTRAHPGDSVIWRD, from the coding sequence ATGGTCAGCACCCCACCACCCCCAGCAGCGAACAGCCACGCGGAATCTGATGCGTTCCACGCACTGTCGGCACTGCTGCACACCCGCTACAGCTGCCGCGCTTTTGTGCCCGACGCTTTGCCGCGCGCCGCCATCGAGCAGATTTTGGCCACGGCGCAGCGCACCGCCTCGTGGTGCAACGCACAACCGTGGCAGCTGACCATTGCCAGCGGTGCCACCCTCTCCCGCTTGCGCGACGCGTTGCAGACACACCTGGCGGCCGCCTCCTCCCCCAACCCCGACCTGCCCTGGCCCCGCGAATACCGGGGCGTGTACCAGGAGCGGCGGCGGGCATGTGGCTGGGGGCTTTATGACGCGCTGGGCATCGCCAAAAGCGACCGTGAGGCGTCGGCCCGCCAGGCGGCGCAAAACTTCACCATGTTTGGGGCACCGCATGTGGCCATCGTCACCAGTGACGAGGCGCTGGGTGTGTATGGCGCGGTGGATTGCGGCGCGTATGTGAGCAATTTCATGCTGGCCGCTCACAGCCTGGGCGTAGGCTCCATCGCGCAGGCCGCGCTGGCGTCTTACCCCGGCGTGCTGCGCGAGGTGCTGGGCATTGGCGCAGACCGTACCATCGTCTGTGGCATTTCGTTCGGCCATGCCGACCTGCAACACCCGGCCAACCAGTTCCGCACCACGCGTGCGCACCCTGGCGACAGCGTCATCTGGCGGGACTGA
- a CDS encoding polyhydroxyalkanoic acid system family protein — protein sequence MPDIHIHRDHHLGFLEARKIAFAWAEKAEEKFDMEYTYEEGDTQDTLVFSRTGVKGFLLVDAHRFEMKAQLGFLLGAFKERIESEIGDQLDALLKAPHPGAQKTPAAAAGKAHKAAAATAKRPAPAAAAAAKTKKKA from the coding sequence GTGCCTGACATCCATATCCATCGCGACCACCACCTGGGCTTTCTGGAAGCCCGCAAGATCGCCTTTGCCTGGGCCGAAAAGGCCGAAGAGAAGTTCGACATGGAATACACCTATGAAGAGGGCGACACGCAGGACACGCTGGTGTTCAGTCGCACCGGGGTCAAGGGCTTTTTGCTGGTGGATGCCCACCGGTTCGAGATGAAAGCACAGCTGGGCTTCTTGCTGGGCGCCTTCAAGGAGCGCATCGAATCCGAGATCGGTGATCAACTCGATGCCTTGCTCAAGGCGCCCCACCCAGGCGCCCAAAAGACGCCTGCGGCCGCCGCAGGCAAGGCCCACAAAGCTGCGGCAGCCACAGCCAAAAGACCTGCACCGGCCGCAGCCGCAGCCGCAAAAACCAAGAAAAAAGCGTGA
- a CDS encoding aminopeptidase yields the protein MHQPFHRLRAMPTLLFCLALAGCTSTTGTLGYYWQSLRGHLQLMQAAEPIDRWIARPDIAPALRERLQLAQRARAFAVAEMGLPDNASYRRYADLQRKAAVWNVVAAPPYALTLHTWCFPVTGCIGYRGYFTEADAQAEAAQLAAQGLEVEVYGVPAYSTLGYMNWAGGDPLLSTFIAWPEGEFVRLLFHELAHQVVYAEGDTLFNESFATAVERIGSARWLATEASPTAREAFATSEARRIAFRALTRATRTRLADIYEQKEALALTQQSLPAIKNEAMNRFRAEYAALRAHWLTPGGAGPVASTAQVAGYDRWVAKANNASFAAQAAYDELVPAFEALFEREDRDWQRFYDAVRRLSQQPQAQRHAALQAFVPRPTTSAKETPGA from the coding sequence ATGCACCAGCCCTTTCACCGCCTGCGGGCCATGCCCACCCTGTTGTTCTGCCTTGCACTGGCCGGGTGCACCAGCACGACCGGGACGCTGGGCTACTACTGGCAATCGCTGCGCGGGCATCTGCAGCTCATGCAGGCGGCCGAGCCTATTGACCGCTGGATAGCGCGCCCCGACATCGCCCCCGCCCTGCGCGAGCGGCTGCAGCTGGCCCAGCGCGCCCGGGCTTTTGCCGTGGCCGAAATGGGCCTGCCCGACAACGCGAGCTACCGCCGTTACGCCGACCTCCAACGCAAAGCGGCCGTGTGGAACGTGGTGGCTGCGCCCCCCTATGCGCTGACGCTGCACACCTGGTGTTTTCCGGTCACAGGCTGCATTGGCTACCGGGGCTACTTCACCGAGGCCGATGCACAGGCCGAAGCCGCACAACTGGCCGCGCAGGGCCTTGAGGTGGAGGTGTATGGCGTGCCCGCCTATTCCACACTGGGCTATATGAACTGGGCGGGGGGCGACCCGCTGCTGTCCACCTTCATCGCCTGGCCCGAGGGCGAGTTTGTGCGCCTGCTGTTCCACGAGCTGGCGCACCAGGTGGTGTATGCCGAGGGCGACACCCTGTTCAACGAATCTTTTGCCACCGCGGTGGAGCGCATCGGCAGCGCAAGGTGGCTGGCCACAGAAGCCAGCCCCACAGCGCGCGAGGCATTCGCCACCAGCGAGGCGCGGCGCATCGCGTTTCGGGCGCTGACACGCGCCACCCGGACGCGGCTCGCAGACATTTATGAACAAAAAGAGGCTCTAGCGCTTACACAGCAATCGCTACCAGCTATCAAAAATGAAGCAATGAACAGGTTTCGCGCCGAATACGCGGCCCTGCGCGCGCACTGGCTCACGCCGGGCGGCGCGGGCCCGGTGGCAAGCACGGCGCAGGTGGCAGGCTATGACCGCTGGGTGGCCAAAGCCAACAACGCCAGCTTTGCCGCCCAGGCGGCCTATGACGAGCTGGTGCCAGCTTTTGAAGCCTTGTTTGAGCGCGAAGACCGGGACTGGCAACGCTTTTATGATGCGGTACGGCGGCTGAGCCAGCAGCCGCAAGCACAACGCCACGCGGCCCTGCAAGCCTTTGTACCCCGCCCCACAACATCCGCCAAGGAGACACCCGGTGCCTGA
- a CDS encoding DNA-3-methyladenine glycosylase I, whose translation MWRMTADPTPELPPLPALPTGLFADEADCPRCAWCQATPFYRQYHDHEWGFPVADDRRLFEKLCLEGFQSGLSWLTILNKREGFRAAFANFDAEQVAAFGPADVERLVQDATIVRHRGKIESTINNARRVLELRREFGSLAHYAWRYEPVAADRPERITREVARTLSTSPTSIAMSKDLKKRGWSFVGPTTVYAFMQAMGLVNDHLEGCHARATALQARAEFVVPRG comes from the coding sequence ATGTGGCGCATGACTGCTGACCCCACCCCCGAGCTGCCTCCGTTGCCTGCACTGCCTACAGGCCTGTTTGCCGACGAGGCCGATTGTCCGCGCTGCGCCTGGTGCCAGGCCACACCCTTTTACCGCCAGTACCACGACCATGAATGGGGGTTCCCGGTGGCGGATGACCGGCGATTGTTCGAAAAACTGTGCCTGGAGGGCTTCCAGTCGGGCCTGAGCTGGCTGACCATCCTGAACAAGCGCGAGGGCTTTCGCGCCGCGTTTGCGAACTTCGATGCCGAACAGGTCGCTGCCTTCGGCCCTGCCGATGTCGAGCGCTTGGTGCAGGATGCGACCATCGTGCGCCACCGGGGCAAGATCGAGTCCACCATCAACAACGCGCGCCGGGTGCTGGAGTTGCGGCGGGAGTTTGGATCATTGGCGCACTACGCGTGGCGCTACGAGCCAGTTGCTGCCGACCGGCCTGAGCGCATCACGCGCGAAGTGGCGCGCACCTTGTCCACTTCGCCCACATCGATTGCCATGTCCAAGGACCTGAAAAAGCGTGGCTGGAGTTTTGTGGGCCCCACCACGGTGTACGCCTTCATGCAGGCCATGGGGCTGGTCAACGACCACCTGGAAGGCTGCCATGCGCGCGCCACGGCGCTGCAGGCGCGCGCAGAGTTTGTGGTGCCGCGCGGTTGA
- a CDS encoding MFS transporter, whose protein sequence is MSAASQRWTVARLGTAQTLAWASSYYLPAMLAVPMARDLGVATPTVFAAFSVALIVSALLGPLAGRTIDRHGGRPVLVGTNLLFAAALAGMALAQGPVGLFAAWVLMGVAMGSGLYEAAFATLVRLYGQGARGAITGITLIAGFASTVGWPLSAWMEVQWGWRGACAGWAALHLLVGVPLNGWLPRIAPEEDGQTPAAVAPSTPAATTTTAASPAPDHALRTTVLLSFVFAVTWFTSTAMAAHLPRLLQASGTSLQAAVAMAALVGPAQVAARLLEFGFLRRLHPLLSAQLAAAAHPLGAALLMVVGGPAAAVFTVLHGAGNGILTIAKGTLPLVLFGPAGYGARQGLMMVPARVAQAFAPVLFGMLLDGVGVAALWSTTLLGLAALGALWMLRPLAQR, encoded by the coding sequence ATGAGCGCCGCCTCACAGCGCTGGACCGTGGCCCGCCTGGGAACCGCCCAGACCCTGGCCTGGGCTTCGTCCTACTACCTGCCCGCCATGCTGGCCGTACCCATGGCGCGCGACCTGGGGGTGGCCACCCCCACCGTGTTCGCGGCGTTCTCGGTGGCACTCATCGTCTCGGCCCTGCTCGGGCCCCTGGCGGGTCGGACCATCGATCGCCATGGTGGCCGCCCGGTGCTGGTGGGCACGAACCTGCTGTTTGCGGCCGCTCTGGCGGGCATGGCGCTGGCGCAAGGCCCCGTGGGCCTGTTTGCCGCCTGGGTGCTGATGGGCGTGGCCATGGGGTCCGGCCTGTACGAAGCCGCCTTTGCCACCCTGGTGCGGCTGTATGGCCAGGGCGCACGCGGCGCCATCACCGGCATCACGCTGATTGCGGGTTTTGCCAGCACGGTGGGCTGGCCGCTGTCGGCCTGGATGGAGGTGCAGTGGGGCTGGCGCGGCGCGTGTGCGGGCTGGGCCGCATTGCACCTGCTGGTGGGGGTGCCGTTGAACGGCTGGTTGCCGCGCATCGCGCCCGAAGAGGATGGCCAGACCCCAGCAGCCGTTGCACCCTCCACCCCCGCCGCCACCACAACGACAGCCGCATCGCCGGCCCCAGACCACGCGCTGCGCACCACCGTGCTGCTGTCCTTCGTGTTTGCCGTCACCTGGTTCACCAGCACGGCCATGGCGGCCCATCTGCCGCGCCTGCTGCAGGCCAGTGGCACGTCACTGCAGGCAGCGGTGGCCATGGCGGCGCTGGTCGGCCCGGCCCAGGTAGCGGCGCGGCTGCTGGAGTTTGGCTTTCTGCGCCGCCTGCACCCGCTGCTGTCGGCGCAGCTGGCGGCGGCCGCACACCCGCTGGGCGCAGCCTTGTTGATGGTGGTGGGAGGGCCTGCGGCGGCGGTGTTCACCGTGCTGCATGGGGCGGGCAACGGCATCCTGACCATTGCCAAGGGCACGCTGCCGCTGGTGCTGTTTGGGCCGGCAGGCTACGGTGCCCGCCAAGGCCTCATGATGGTGCCCGCCCGCGTCGCACAGGCCTTTGCGCCGGTGCTGTTCGGCATGCTGCTCGATGGTGTGGGCGTGGCGGCCCTGTGGTCCACCACACTGCTGGGCCTGGCCGCACTGGGGGCTTTGTGGATGCTGCGGCCGCTGGCACAGCGCTGA